In Sphingomicrobium sediminis, the genomic window CTGCGCCCTTCGTCGATCGCCGTCTCTATGATATCGATGCGCTCGCCTAGCCAAGTCAGTCGCAGGTTCATGACGTTGAGGAAGGCCCCGATGCCGGCGAGCATGAAGACGGGGGCGAGGCTTGCCTGGAGGATCGCCTGGACGCGCGGCGTGGACGCAGTGCGTTCGAGCAGGTCGGTGACGCCGGATGCGATAAGAAGGTCGATCAGCATGATGGAGGGATGGACCCGCGGCGCGCGCCTGGCAAGCGTGACGCGCGCTTCGGGGTCGGTTAGGCCCGTGCGATCAGGGCCAGCGTGAACAGGACCGCACTGGTGGTGCAGGCAATTGAGCGTACATGGTTCCAGACAGTCCAGCGGCGCATGTAGAGCGACCACATGGCCGCTGCTCCCGAGCCGTCGGAATCGGTCGCTTCCAGCCGGTCGTTGAGTGGCACATTGCCCGCCGCCGTCACGCCGAACATGCCCAGCACATAGATCGCGCCGCCTGCCAGCAGGTAGATCGCCCCGGCATCCGCCAAGTCGAGCGCCGTGCCGATGGCAAGGACGAGGCTGGCAAGGCTGCTCAGGAAAAAGAGCGGCATGAAGGCGGATTTGAGGATGATGCGGTTGATCGACTGCATCGCCGCCATACCGGTCGTGCCTGCCATCGCGTCGAGCGAGCGCATCACAAAAACCGAAAAGGTGAGATAGACTCCGGCCATGATGCCCGATGATATCGCGGCGAACCAAGTGAGGGCGGTGGTGAACATATCCATGATGATTCTCCCCTTGGGAAGCGGCCTCAAGCGGCCGCTTCCTCCACATTCCAGATGCCGGTCGCGGCAGTTTCGCGCGCATAGTCGGCAAAGTCCCTGGGGCGCCGACCGAGCGCCCGTTCGACCCCGTCGGCAAGATAGGCGTTGCGCCCGTCGAGCACGGTCGAGAGCAGATAATCGAGGATCCAGACGATATCGTCCGGCGCACCCGAACGCTTGATCTCGTCCATGAAGGCATCGTGCGGGACGTCGACAAAGTCGATCTGTCGACCCGTCGCGGCGCTGAGGTCGGCGGCCACTTCGGCCATGGTCATGAGGCGCGGGCCGGTCACTTCATAGACTTCGCCATGGTGGCCGTCCTCGGACAAGGCGGCGACCGCCACGTCGGCAATGTCGTCGGCGTCTATAAAGGGCTCGGGCGTGTCGCCGGCGGGAAGGGTGATGGCACCGGCATGGACCATGTCGATGAACGCGCCTTCGGAGAAATTCTGCGCGAACCAGCTGGCTCGCACCACGGTACATTCGAGCCCGCTTTGCTGGACGATCCGTTCGCAGGCCTGTGCCTCTTCCTCGCCGCGACCCGACAGGATGACGAGGCGCTTCACGCCATTGGCCTTGGCCTTCTCGACCAACGCAGCGATGGCATCGGTCGCGCCCGGCATGGCGAGGTCGGGAGTGTAGCTGATGTAGATGGCGGCGGCGCCGTGCATTGCGGCATCCCATCCGGCTTCTTCATTCCAGTCGAAAGCCGGGGTCGAGGAGCGCGAGGCGGCGCGGACGTCATGTCCTTTCGCTTCGAGGCGCTCCACGATGCGGCGACCGGTCTTTCCGGTGCCGCCGAGGACGAGGATGGTGTCGTTATTGGTCATGTCATGTCTCCCGTTGGCGTTGCATCATCCGGGATAGGCCGAGGGACCGCGATCATTCTTGCCCGCTCGTGCCAAGCTTTTGACCGATGACGACAATTCACGCGGCCGCTGCCTGTTCAAGCCATAGGGCGCCGATTAGGCTCAATCCCCGTCATGGGGCAGATCACGTCACTCTATGTCTACAAGGTCGTCTCGCAGGCGAGCGAGGGCGTCGAGACGCGCGACCTGGTCGAGGATCTGGGGCTCGATCCCGATGGTCCGATCGATCCGGCGCGGATGGTGTCGTCGGAAGACTATTACCGTTTCTTCGCCCGGCTGGAGGAGCGCGACCCAGAAGGGCTGGCGCTGCCGTGGCGGATCGGCGGTTCGATGCGGGCCGACGAATATGGCGCCTTCGGGCTCGCCTGGAAGTCGGCGCCCGACCTGCGCGGCTCGTTCAGCCGCGCGGAACGCTATGGCCGCGTCCTCTCCAGCGTCGAAGTCTTCGAACTGGAGCGGGTCGAAGATGGCGCTTTCCTCACGCTCCATAAAGAAGGTGACGGCAGCCGCGGCATGCTGCTCTCCAACGAAGCGAGCATCGCGGCCGTACGGGTCATGTGCGCGCAGGTCAGCGCCGAACCATTCCGCGCCAAGGCCATCCATTTCATGCACGCGCCGCGCGGCGACGTTGCAGCCTACGAAGCGCACTTCGGCTGCCCCGTGCACTTCGGGGAGCAGCGCGATGCCGTGCTGGTGAGCGAAGACACGCTGACCGCGCCCAACCTGTTGGGCGATGCCACCATTGCGGGTTTCTTCGACCGCCATCTCGAACAGGAACTGGCGAGCATCGAGGAGCGGCAAACCCTCGACGGTCAGGTGAAGACGCTGGTCGCAAACGCCTTGAGCGAAGGCGTGCCGACGGTCTCATCCATCGCTTCGGACATGGGCATGAGCGCACGAACGCTGCAAAGGCGTTTGTCGGACGAGGGATTCAGTTTCCAAGGCCTGGTCGACGCGGCGCGGCAGGGTCTCGCCAAGCAATTGCTCTGCGAGACCGATTACGGCCTTGCCGAAATCGCTTTCCTCACCGGCTTCTCCGAACAAAGCGCTTTCACCCGCGCCTTCAAGCGCTGGGCCGGGCAGACACCGGGGTCATTTCGCAAGGCGTAGATAAGGAAGCCGGTGCAGTCATTCGCGCGATCTGACGCATGCTGACGGGAGCCAATCCTCTGCAATTGCAACAAAAAGCATCGCCGCGTGTTCAGAATGACTCAGGCCAAGCGCGGCTTGTTACATTGTTACACTTCATCTCCTGAAGGGTCTGAGAAATGAGAAGTCGTTTTCCTGAGAGCTGCAAGCCAACGAAGAGCCTTCTGGCAGTATTGCCGATCGGTTTGCTGCTTACAGCTTGTGGCGGCGGATCGACTTCGGGCGGTTCGGGCATCGTGACCAGTCCGCCGCCGCCTCCACAGGCCGTCTTCGCCAATTTCGATAGCGTGGTTGCAAACAACACGACCCGCATCAACGGTCGGTCCACTGAAGCTGCTTTCACCTCCAGTGGCAGCGGTGACAATCTGGTATTCAATTCGGTGTCGGGGGTCACTCGGGGCAGCGCGATCGCTAGGATCACGATCGACAATAATCAGGACCTTTCAAGTCTTTCGATCGACGGTCGGCAATCCGATGTATCGTTCGACGAAGGCGATGCCGGGGTAGCATCCAATTTGGGTTCGTTGGGCTATCCCGGGGCCATCACGCTGCAATCCTCGGACATGCGGAGCATGGCTATCTATGCCGATCCCTATTTCAGCAATTTCAATTATCAGACCTTCGGTGTCTGGGCGACGGGTCTCGGGACCGGGAGCGGCAATCTCGGCGCCCTATCGGTCGGAGCGGCAACGGACGGCACCCGCATCCCCCCGACTGGCTCGGTCGTGTTTACCGGCTATGTTGCCGGCATCCTCACGCAAGACGGTGAAAATGCGGCCGAAGTCGTCGCCGATGCTAGCTTCTCGACCAATTTCGAGAACCGGACGATCGAAGTGGAAGCCGTCAATTCGCAATTGTCGAATGCCGTTGGTTCGTTGACGCCGAACGACGCGGCCTTGTTGGATTTCACGGGCACGCTGACCTATGGCGGCGGCGGTAACACGATCACCGGCATTTTCAGCACGTCGCCCACGCTCAACCTGTCAGGCGAAGCTTCGGGACAGTTTTTCGGGCCGGATGCCAACGAGATTGGCGGGACGTTCTTCCTGACAAATCCCGATGACAGCATGTCCTATATCGGGGGCTTCGGCGGCAATTGATCGATGCTCCGGTCGATATATCGCCGACCCATCTGGAAGCGCCACAACCAGGTCACAGCGAAACCGAGAACCAACGTCAGTTTCTGATCGGACTACAGTTGATTGCCGAGGGCCGACCGGAAGAAGCGGTCGATGTCCTGAGCGATCTCTACGCGCGATCACCGACCCCGCGCATCCGATTGGAGCTGGCCCGCGCCCTCATGCTGTCCGGGCGGCTTGGGGAGGCGCGGCAGCTCTTCGTCGAGGCTTATGACGATGACCCGCCGGCTGCCGTCAAATCGTCGATTCTCGTCTTCATCGACCGGATCGACAGGCAGCGCGGGCGACTGAAGCTGCAGGCGTCGATCGCCCGTTTCGGCAACCCCTTGCGCCAACCCGACACCTACTCCTTCGATTTCGGCGGCATCGAACTCACCTTCGAGCCGGACGACGAGTATCGCGACATCTGGGGCATCACGCTTGGCGGGCAGTATGACCGTCAGATCGCGGATGACACCTCGGTGGCCGTATCCGCCTCCTATCGAGAATTGCGCGGCGACCTGGCTGACAGGTTCACTGGCAATGTCGGCGTGCAGCACAGATTGGGGCCACGGGTCTCGGCGACGGTCGGCGCTGCGCGCTTGGACCAGAAGTTTCAGTCCTTCACGCTGCCCTTCACCCGGGTAGCGTATACGGAGACGTTGGGCCCCAGGGCCGCACTGCAACCCGCTTTGACGGTCGGCTATTTCTTTTCCGATGCAGGGTCGAGCCTGTCAGGCGTGCAAGTCGAGGCGTCGCTCCCCTATCTTTTCACGCCGACGCCCACCCAACGATTTGCGGTGGGCCCCATATTCCAGCGACGAGAGGCCGGCTTTGCCGAGCAGAGTTTCACCTCGATCGGCCTGAGGGCCTCGGCTCAGTGGAGGTTCGAAGAGGTCAGCTTGGAATTGTCATTGCGTGGCCGGCTGACCCGGTTCGACGAGATCGACCCGTTCTGGCTCGAGCGCAGGGAGGAAGCGGGCGCATCGGTTGCGGCTGCGATCAGTTCGGAGCGCTTGCGGGTCGGCTCGTTCGTCCCGGGCCTCACGATCTCGTGCGATCTCGTCAGTTCCTCGATCGACTATTTCGAGCAGAGGAATTGCGATTATGCGGTGCAGATAAACCGCATCTTCTAGATTTTCGGGAGTGTCCGGATGGCCGGCACCAGCATCCAAAAAAACGCCTTGGGCAGGACGGCCTCGTAAATGGCGGAGCGGGTGGGATTCGAACCCACGATAGGGGGTTACCCTATACACACTTTCCAGGCGTGCGCCTTCGACCACTCGGCCACCGCTCCGCGCCAGTGCGTGCGCCTAGCGGGAAGGGCGCGCGCGTGCAAGCCGTGGCTTGCCCCGGCGCATCTCCCTCGCCTAAGCGAAGGCGATGGATCGTCGCTTCGGCACTGCCCCCTCTGCGGAGGAGATGGAGAAGATTGCCGAGACGGCCTATGCGCGGCTGCCTGCCCAATTTACGGAACATCTCGGCGACATTGTCTTCCAGGTGCAGGATTTTGCCGAGCCCGAGCTGCTGCGCGAAATGAGTATCGAGGAGCCGTACGAGCTGACCGGCGTCTATGAAGGCATCCCGATGAGCGAGCGCAGTGTCGAGCATTCCGGCACCTTGCCCGACCGCATCCGCCTGTTTCGCCTGCCGATCCTGCTCGAATGGTGCGAGCGGGGCGACGAGACGCTGGAGCATCTCATTCACCACGTGCTGGTGCACGAAATCGGTCATCATTTCGGCCTGTCGGACGCGGACATGCATGCGCTCGAGGACGAGGCATGAGCGCGCTCCTGACCTTCGAGGGCGTGACCTGCGCGCGCGGCGGGCGGACCTTGTTCGAGGATGTGAGCTTCGCGCTCGGGCCCGGCGATGCGCTGCGGCTGACGGGCCCCAACGGCACCGGCAAATCCTCGCTGCTGCTGGTCGCGTCAGGATTGCTCGAACCTATCTCCGGCCGGGTCGAGGCGGTGCGGCTGGCGCTGGCCGACGAGCGGATCGGACTGGAGCGCGACCGGTCTTTGCGCGATGCGTTGTCCTTTTGGGCGAAGCTCGACAATTCGGACATTGTCGATACGGCGTTGAAGGCGATGGGCCTTACCGAGCTGGCCGAAGTGCCGGTGCGTTATTTGTCGACGGGACAGCGCCGCCGCGCCGGCCTCGCGCGGGCGATTGCCAGCGGCGCGCGCCTCTTGTTGCTCGACGAACCGGCCGACGGTCTCGATACGGCCTCGCGCGAACTGCTCGACGCCGCGATTGCGCGGAATCGGCAGGCGGGCGGTGCGGTTCTTGCCGCCAGCCACCAGCCATTGAACGGTACGTGGCAGGAATTGGAGCTGGGCTCGTGACCGGCGCGCTCATTGCTCGCGAAGTGCGCCGCGCGCTGGCGGGCGGCATTTGGCTGCCGGTCATCTTCTTCCTGCTCGTCGCGACCTTGGTGCCGTTCGCGACCGGCCCCGATGCGGCGCTGCTGGGCGCCGTCGGCCCGGGTATGATCTGGGTCGCTGCCCTGCTTGCGGCCTTGCTCCCGCTCGACCGCCTGATCGCGCCCGACATGGAAGATGGCAGCATCGACCAGCTGCGCCTGCGCGGCATCTCGACCGAATGGATCGCGCTCACCAAGCTGATCGGACACTGGCTTGGCTTCGGGCCGCTGTTGCTGGTCGCGTTGCTCCCGGCCGCCGCCCTGATGGGCCTTACCGAAACGCAGATCCCCGCACTGGCCCTCTCCCTATTGGTCGGGACGCCCGCCTTGGCAGGGCTTGGCATCGCGGTCGCAGGGCTCGTCGCCGGACTGGAGCGCGCCGGATCGCTGGCGGGCATCCTGCTCCTGCCGCTCGGCATCCCCGTGCTCGTCTTCGGCGTCGGCGCGGCGCAAGGACAGGCCGGCGCCTTTCCACTCTTGGGCGCGGTCTCGTTGTTGCTGACGGTGGGAAGCCCGTTCGTTGCGGGCGCAGCTTTGCGCCAGCGCAGCTAGTCGTTCACGTAGCGCGCGAAGATGGCGGTGGGCAGGACCAGCCCGCGCGCTTCCTCGCGCACGCCCATCTCGCCGACTTCCACCTTGCCCGGCAGGTGTGCGGCCTGCTGTCGCAGCAGTTCGCCAATGCTCAGCGCGCTCATGCGCACGGCATAGACGGTGAGGATGAGGAAGCGACTATCGGCGTCGAGCAGGCTGACGCAATCGTTGAGCAACGGCGCCAATCCAGTCTCGATTTCCCAACGCTCGCCCTTGGGGCCGCGCCCGAATTTGGGCGGGTCGAGCATGATGCCGTCATAGCGGCGCTCGCGGCGCACTTCGCGCGCGGCAAACTTGCCCGCATCCTCGACCAGCCAGCGGATGGGATTGTTTTCCATCCCCGACAAAGCGGCATTTTCGCGCGCGCCGTCGACCGACTTCTTGCTTGCATCGACATGGACGAGGTCGGCCCCGGTCTCGCTCATCTGAAGCGTGCCGACGCCGGTATAGCCGAACAGGTTCATCGCGCTCTTGCCCGCGCCGAGCCGCTCGCGGGCAAAGTCCCATTGCGGGGCCATGTCGGGGAAGAAGGCAAGGTGCCGGAAGGGGGTCAGGCTGGCGTGAAAACGCGTCGGCCCGCGCGACAATTCCCACGTTGCGGGGACATGCTTGAGCTCGTGCCAGCGGCCGCGCCCGTCGGCATCGCTGGCCGGCACGAACTCGGCATGTGCGTCCCAGTCGGTGCGCGCGGGCGCCCACATGGCCTGCGGCTCGGGACGGATCGTGCGGATGTCGCCGAAGCGCTCATATTTGCGCCCGTCGCCGCAGTCGATCAGCGCATAATCGTCCCACGGTTGGGTGACGAGGGTCAGAAGCTCGCTCATGTCTTGGGCTTCCGGCGCATGGCGAGGAAAGTGATGATCAATGCGATCGCCGCAAAGGCGAACCATTGGAAGGCATAGCTCATATGGTTGTTGCGGATCGCATCGGGCGAGGGCGCGGCGCTGGTCTCGAGCCCGGCCTGGCCTGCCTCTGCGACAAGGCGGAAGCCGTATCGCTCGTCGGGTCCGATGACGCCGGCAACCTCGCCGCCCTCCCAGTCGGTGCCGGCCACGGGTTCCCGGCTCCAGCCGATTTCGACTGCGGCGCCCGGCCCCTCGGCACTGGTGCGGCAATCGGCGACATGGGCGTAGCCGGACTGGCCGGCGGCGTTGGCACCGGCCTGGTGTCGCCAATCGACGACTTCGAGGCAGTTGAGCGAGGAGCGGCGATAGAGCGGCGGCTCGGCCGGGACGATCACCGGATAGGCAACCGGATCGAGATCGGTCGCGGCTTCATATTGCGCGAGCAACGCTTCCTTCTCCTCGGCCCGGCCCAGTTGCCAGATGCCGAGGCCGATCATCGTGGCGACCGCGCCGGCGACGATGACGAGGGTGAGGATGCGCTTGGTGCTCATTCCTTGAGGCGTCCTTCGCGGGCTTCGTGCTGATATTCTTGGTACAATAAAGCCGCCTTGCCGAGGCGCAGGCCATAAAGCGTAAGGCCGAGCAGGATCGGGACCCAGACAAGGTGCGCATACCAGGCGGGCTCGATCGCCAGCTCCATCCAGATCGCGCCGACCGCGACGATCGTGCCGATGATCAGGATAAGGAAGGCGGCCGGACCATCGCCGACATTGAAGCCGCTCAAGTCGAGGCCGCAATGGCGACACGTATCGGCGAGCGCGACGGGCCCCGAAAATAGGCTCGGGGTGCCGCAACGCGGGCACTGGCCCTTGAGGCTGGCCGCGGCCAGCCCCGGTGCCGTGTTTCTAGTGATAGGTGGCGCCCCAGCCGCCCCACACATAGATGGTGGCGAAGAGGAACAGCCAGACGACGTCGACGAAGTGCCAGTACCAGGCAGCGGCCTCGAAGCCGAAATGCTGCTTGGGGGTGAAGTCGCCGCGGCGCGCACGGAAGTAGCAGACGATCAGGAAGATCGTGCCGACGAGCACGTGGAAGCCGTGGAAACCGGTCGCCATGTAGAAAGTCGAACCATAGATGTCGCCGCCATTTTCGACCGAGAAGGCGAACGGCGCGACGCTATATTCGAAGGCCTGGATGGCCGAGAAGACGACGCCCAGACCGATGGTCGCGAGCAGGCCCTTCTTGAGGCCGTCACGGTCGCCGTGGATCAGCGCATGGTGCGCCCAGGTCACCGTCGTGCCCGAGCAGAGCAGGATGAGGGTGTTGAGCAGCGGATAGCCGAACGGGTTGAGAACTTCCTTGCCCGCGGGCGGCCATTCGGCGCCGATCACTTCGGGCGGGAAGAGCGAGGCGTTGAAATAGGCCCAGAACCAGGCGACGAAGAACATCACTTCAGACGCGATGAAGAGGATCATGCCATAGCGGTGGTGCAGCTGCACGACCGGGGTGTGATCGCCGCCGTTGGCTTCCTTTACGACATCGGCCCACCAGCTCCAGAAGGTGAACAGCACGCCGATGAGGCCGGCACCGAACATGTACGGGCCAACGGCATAATCGCTCATCCAGAAAACCGCGCCGGCAAGCATGATCATCGCGGAGGTCGCGCCGACCAGCGGCCAGATGCTCGGGGGAAGGATGTGATAGTCGTGGTTGACGGTACCAGCCATGGATTCAGGTCCTCAGATGTTCGTTACGCGCGGCCCTAGCGAACCCCGCATCAATTTTCCACCGGGAAAAATGTATAGGAAAGGGTGATTTCGTCGATATGCGCGGTCTCGGGGTCGGTGAGGATCGCCGGATCGACGAAGAAGTTGATCGGCATCTCGACCTTCTCGCCGGGTGCCAACTCCTGCTCGGTAAAGCAGAAGCATTCGATCTTGGAGAAATATTGTCCCGCCTGGACCGGCGTCACGTTGAAGGTCGCGGTGCCTTTGGTCGGCAGGCTCGTATAGCTTTCCGCCGTATAATTGACGGTCGTGCGCGCGCCGGGGGCGATGCGCACCGTGGCGGCAGGCTCGAAATTCCACGGCAGGTCGCGCGAGATGTTGGCATCGAAGCGCACGCCGATTTCGCCGGCCACGGCGCCGGGTGCCTCGTTTGCGACCTGCGTGGTGCCGCCAAAGCCGGTCACCTGGCAGAAGATGCGATAGAGCGGGACACTAGCGAAGGCGAGCGCGAGCATGCCCAGCGCGAACAAGGCAGCGCGCAGCGCGACCTTGCCATTATTGCGGTCGAGGGCCGTGCTGTCGCTCATCCGGCCAGCCCCATCTTGGCGATGGTGATCCCGAAGACCAACGCGACAAAGCCGAGCAGCAGCAGGGCCATCACCCGTGCGCGCTCTTTCTGGCGGCGGCGATATTCATTCTCGTCGAAGGGGGGCTGGTTTTCGGTCATGCGATGATCATCCGGTCGGCAACGAGCACTGCGAACAGCGCGAACAAGTAAAGGATCGAATATTTGAACAGGGCTTTTTCAGGGCCCATGCCGGCAGGCTCGTCGGCGGTGTTGCGCGCGACCCTTGCTGCCAGCACGAGGAAGATAAGGTTCAGCGCGATCGATGCGATACCGTAAATCGGCCCGGTCAGGCCGAGCGGCCAGGGCGCGACCGCCGAGGCGACCAGCGGCAGCGTATAGAGGAAGATCTGGCGGCGTGTTTCCTTGTTGCCCGCGACCACCGGCAGCATCGGGATGCCGGCGGCGGCATAGTCGGTGCGCACGAACAGGGACAGCGCCCAGAAATGGGGCGGGGTCCACAGGAAGATGATGCCGAACAGAAGGATGGGAAGGACGGTGACGTCACCGGTCACGGCAGCCCAGCCAAGCAAGGGCGGGAAAGCGCCTGCCGCGCCGCCAATGACAATATTCTGCGCGGTCCGGGGCTTCAGCCACATCGTATAGATGACGGCATAGAAGAAGATGGCGAATGCGAGGATGGCTGCGGCGAGCCAGTTGGTCGCGAGCCCCAGCAGGATCACCGAAAAGGCCGAGAGCCCGACGCCGAAGTGGAGCGCCGACTGGCGTTCGACGCGCCCGGTCGGCAGCGGCCGCTTGGCGGTACGCTTCATCTTGGCGTCGATATCGGCTTCGTACCACATGTTGAGCACGCCCGATGCGCCGGCGCCGACGGCGATGCAGAGGATCGCGGTGAAGCCCAGGATCGGGTGGATGCCCTGCGGCGCGACGAGCAGTCCGCACAGGGCCGTGAAGACGACGAGCGTCATGACGCGCGGCTTGGTCAGCGCGAACAGGTCGGCGGCGCTGGCCGGATAGCGGGGCGTCGTGGTGGCGGCTGCATTGTCCATGGTTGCGGCTCCTATAAGGCCTCGTTTCGATGAGTCCAAGACCACAAAAATACCTTGTCGCAAGAGGTGTTTAGGCTAGGCTGCCGCCCATGTTGATTCTCAGTCTTGCCGCCGCATTGTCGCTCGCCTCGCAGGAAGTGCCTGCAGAGCCCTCCGAAGCCGAGGAAAGTGTTGACCAAGCCCTGCCGCCCGGCTGGCGCCCGGCGCCGGCGGGGCTGATGATCGGGGGTCCAAACGGTGAGCCGATGCGGGTCGTGGCCGTTGGGCTGGCGATCGAGCCGCAGGCGGAAGAGGCCGAGGCTGCGGAGGATTTGGTTCGGGTCACGCTGACCACCGGCATGGGCGACATCGTGCTCGATCTCGACCGTGGCAATGCGCCGGTCACGACGGCGGCCTTCCTCGATTATCTCGAGCGCGGCTGGCTGGTCGATGCGGCTTTCTATCGGGCGATGCCCTATGGCGATGCCGGGATCGCGCAATTCGGCGTGCGGCGCACCGATCACCTGCTCGATCCGATCGCGCATGAATCGACCGACGATACGGGCATCCTGCACGAGCGCGGGACTATCTCGCTGATCGCGCCGGCGCCGGGTGAGGGCCGCGCCGACTGGTTCATCTCACTGGTCGATATCCCGGGCTTCGATGCGAGCGAGAGCTTTCACGGCTTCTCGCCCTTCGGCCGCGTGGTCGAGGGCATGGATGTGGTCGAGGCGATCTTCGGCGCACCGCTCGATCCCGAAGCGGGCGAGGGCGTGATGAAGGGCCAGATGCTGGCCGATCCCGTGCTGATCACCGCCGCCGAGATGGCGGGCGACGACTAACTGCCGAAATTGAAGAAGATGCCGACCGCCAGCTCTGCCCACAGGTAGAGGATGAAGATGGCGATGATGGCATAATAAGGCAGACGCTTGCCGGTCGTGTCGACGCGCCGCCCGACAAGGTCGAACAGGCCGACCGCCAAAAGAATGATCGCCGCCCCGACGATGAAGTCGAGCGGCGACCAATTCACCTCTCCGCTCACGCTGGTGCCGATCAATGGAATGAGCAGCAGCGACAGGCCCCAAAGATAGGGCGTCAGGCGCGAGCGCGGTGTTGCGGGAGCAATGTTATCCATTGCCCCCTTTTACACCTCGATTAGAGGAAATTCACGTAAATTGCGTGGAGCACGCCCGGGATGAAGAAGAGCAGCGTCAGCACCAGGTTCACGAGGAAGGTGCCGCCAATACCCTTGTTCAGCGCGACGCCGAGCGGCGGCAGCAGGACGGAAGCGATAAGTACGATAAGATTACCCATGAAAAATTCCTTTCATGGCCAATAACTTGTTCGCCTAATGCGCCGTTCCGGTCGGCATGGCCCTGCAACGACGAGCGCGCCGAAAAGCACGGCAAACCGCGATTTACTTGATTTTGTCACGCAAGTGATATATAACCGTCACATTATGGCAACTTCAGTGCAACATACGCTTCGCGCCTTCGACGACGATATCTCGAACCTGCGCGGTCAGATCGAAACCATGGGCCGTCTCGCGATCAAGGCGGTCGAGCAGGCTGTGGAAGCGCTGTCGACCGGCGATGTTGCGATCGCCAAGCGTGTGATCGAGGACGACAAGAAGATCGACTTGCTCGAGCAGGATATCGACCAGCTGGCGATCCGCACGATCGCGCTGCGCGCGCCGATGGCCGACGACCTGCGCGATATTATCGCAGCGCTGAAGATCGCCTCGGTAATCGAGCGGATCGGCGACTATGCCAAGAACGTCTCGAAGCGCGTCAAGCGCATGGGCGACAGCGCCGACCGGAGCCAGGTCGACGACCTCGTAGCGATGGGCAAGGATGCCGCCGCGCTCGCCGGCGCTGCGGTGAAGGCTTATCTCGATCGTGATGAAAAGCTCGCGCTGACGATCGACAGCCGCGACGATGCGATCGACAAGGCCTATTCCAAGATCGTCAAACGTACGCTCAAGATGACCTCGGACAGCGAAGGCGCTGCCGACGACATTGCCCACGCGCTTTTCATCGCCAAATATTTTGAGCGGATTGGCGACCATGCCACCAACGTGGCGGAGACGGTCTATTATGCGGCGACGGGCGAGATGTTCCCTGAGGATCCCGCCCGCACCGACGACCTGGACGAATAGCCGCCGCATCGCGCGACGGCTATTCGCAATTTCAGTTTAGAATTCGACCTGCGCGCGGGTGCCGAACACGTCCACACCGTAGTCGCGATCGTCCCCGGCCGCGGGGATGGCTGCATTCTCGATCTGCAGGCGCTGATACTGGACGATGAAGCGGATGTAATCCATCGGCGTCCAGATGAGCGAGGCACCATAGGCGTCCTGGCTGCCACCGATCAGAGTGCCGTCGGTGAGATCGATATGATCGTAGCGCAGGTTGGCCTGCAGCGCGCCGAAGCCGCCTTCGCCAACCGGGCTGACCGGCTTCACGCGATCGAACTTGCCGCCCTTGTAACCTCGGCTGTCGCCCGGCGTCAGGAAATAGCCTACCTCGGCAAACCCGCCGAAGAAGCTGGCATCTTCGAAACCGTCGCGCGAGGCATCGAGCCAATGCGTTTCGCCGGCGACGTGGAGCGGGCCGCGAATGGCGGCGAACTCGAGCCCGTAGCTCAGCTGCTCGTCGGAATCGAAGCTCCCGGTATTGATGAAGCGCGTGTCGGTCGTCGCGATATTCGGACGCTGGCGATAGCGC contains:
- a CDS encoding DUF983 domain-containing protein, yielding MCGAAGAPPITRNTAPGLAAASLKGQCPRCGTPSLFSGPVALADTCRHCGLDLSGFNVGDGPAAFLILIIGTIVAVGAIWMELAIEPAWYAHLVWVPILLGLTLYGLRLGKAALLYQEYQHEAREGRLKE
- a CDS encoding heme o synthase, which encodes MDNAAATTTPRYPASAADLFALTKPRVMTLVVFTALCGLLVAPQGIHPILGFTAILCIAVGAGASGVLNMWYEADIDAKMKRTAKRPLPTGRVERQSALHFGVGLSAFSVILLGLATNWLAAAILAFAIFFYAVIYTMWLKPRTAQNIVIGGAAGAFPPLLGWAAVTGDVTVLPILLFGIIFLWTPPHFWALSLFVRTDYAAAGIPMLPVVAGNKETRRQIFLYTLPLVASAVAPWPLGLTGPIYGIASIALNLIFLVLAARVARNTADEPAGMGPEKALFKYSILYLFALFAVLVADRMIIA
- a CDS encoding heme exporter protein CcmB, giving the protein MTGALIAREVRRALAGGIWLPVIFFLLVATLVPFATGPDAALLGAVGPGMIWVAALLAALLPLDRLIAPDMEDGSIDQLRLRGISTEWIALTKLIGHWLGFGPLLLVALLPAAALMGLTETQIPALALSLLVGTPALAGLGIAVAGLVAGLERAGSLAGILLLPLGIPVLVFGVGAAQGQAGAFPLLGAVSLLLTVGSPFVAGAALRQRS
- a CDS encoding SURF1 family protein, whose product is MSTKRILTLVIVAGAVATMIGLGIWQLGRAEEKEALLAQYEAATDLDPVAYPVIVPAEPPLYRRSSLNCLEVVDWRHQAGANAAGQSGYAHVADCRTSAEGPGAAVEIGWSREPVAGTDWEGGEVAGVIGPDERYGFRLVAEAGQAGLETSAAPSPDAIRNNHMSYAFQWFAFAAIALIITFLAMRRKPKT
- a CDS encoding cytochrome c oxidase subunit 3, with translation MAGTVNHDYHILPPSIWPLVGATSAMIMLAGAVFWMSDYAVGPYMFGAGLIGVLFTFWSWWADVVKEANGGDHTPVVQLHHRYGMILFIASEVMFFVAWFWAYFNASLFPPEVIGAEWPPAGKEVLNPFGYPLLNTLILLCSGTTVTWAHHALIHGDRDGLKKGLLATIGLGVVFSAIQAFEYSVAPFAFSVENGGDIYGSTFYMATGFHGFHVLVGTIFLIVCYFRARRGDFTPKQHFGFEAAAWYWHFVDVVWLFLFATIYVWGGWGATYH
- a CDS encoding cytochrome c oxidase assembly protein; this translates as MSDSTALDRNNGKVALRAALFALGMLALAFASVPLYRIFCQVTGFGGTTQVANEAPGAVAGEIGVRFDANISRDLPWNFEPAATVRIAPGARTTVNYTAESYTSLPTKGTATFNVTPVQAGQYFSKIECFCFTEQELAPGEKVEMPINFFVDPAILTDPETAHIDEITLSYTFFPVEN
- a CDS encoding peptidylprolyl isomerase, which produces MLILSLAAALSLASQEVPAEPSEAEESVDQALPPGWRPAPAGLMIGGPNGEPMRVVAVGLAIEPQAEEAEAAEDLVRVTLTTGMGDIVLDLDRGNAPVTTAAFLDYLERGWLVDAAFYRAMPYGDAGIAQFGVRRTDHLLDPIAHESTDDTGILHERGTISLIAPAPGEGRADWFISLVDIPGFDASESFHGFSPFGRVVEGMDVVEAIFGAPLDPEAGEGVMKGQMLADPVLITAAEMAGDD
- a CDS encoding class I SAM-dependent methyltransferase; translation: MSELLTLVTQPWDDYALIDCGDGRKYERFGDIRTIRPEPQAMWAPARTDWDAHAEFVPASDADGRGRWHELKHVPATWELSRGPTRFHASLTPFRHLAFFPDMAPQWDFARERLGAGKSAMNLFGYTGVGTLQMSETGADLVHVDASKKSVDGARENAALSGMENNPIRWLVEDAGKFAAREVRRERRYDGIMLDPPKFGRGPKGERWEIETGLAPLLNDCVSLLDADSRFLILTVYAVRMSALSIGELLRQQAAHLPGKVEVGEMGVREEARGLVLPTAIFARYVND